The following DNA comes from Leptospira stimsonii.
TCCTTCCGGAAGATTTCACAATCTCGGTCGTCCGAGTCACTGGAAACTGTAGAGGAGGCCGGATTTAGATCTGCCGGGAATTTTGGGAGACTTCCCATGTTTATAAATCCTGACAAGAATTGAATCCGGGAAAGAGTTTCGTTCTTGTCTTTGCTTCCTATACAACGCTATTTACAAGTTGAAAAGAAGTGTAACAAGAATCGTCTTAAAAAATGAGCTTTGTAAGAGGTCCTACAATGTTAATTCTTGCTTGCAAAATTAGAATTTTGTGATAAAGGAAAGGCTCCGAATTTTTTCCGCCACCCACCCCACCGCCCGAAATTTGGGTGGGGCACATCGCTTTCACGGAGGAGCGTCGGAGTTCCGACAGATTCTTTCTGAAGATCCAGACAACTTGTGAGCAACGAAGAATCTGCTCTGAAGAGAGTTGGCTTCCTAAGAAAGTTTTCGATTGGATCAGATGTCAATAGGAGGGAGAATTACGAAAAATTTTTCCTCCTTACAGTTCAACGAGTTCTAAAAAGTCAGATCATTGGCTTAAAACAACAGTTCGACAAAATTTTTTTTAGTTCCTTCCCGCGTAACCGATTACATCCATAAACGCAGAAACCGAAAACACAGCCTTTCCGGGGCCGGGTTCGCCGTATCCGGGAGGAACCGGTAAATTATACTTTTCGAATGTAGCTTTCCAGACGGTTAAGAGTTCACAGAAATATTCGAGAGGAGGGCCGGCCTGGGTTCCCAAGGTCGTGTAGGGTTCGGGACACCAAGCCGTAAAACGAGGCATGATTCCCTTGGACATAAAAAAGTCGAGACCTTCTCCTGTGGAAGCGATCGCTTCGGCAACCGTATCAAACCCATACGGTTTCGAAAGTTCCACGCCACCCACGAAGTTCGGGATCACATAGGAAGGACCAAAGACTTCCGCAGAATCCACAACTCTTCGGATCCAATTGTCTCTTCCTATATAAGCTTCTTTTCCTGGACAAATTTTTTGAAAGAGATTCTTATCCCATACTTCGTAGTTTGGATGATAGACTTGAATGCCTGCGTCCTTAAATTTTTTACAGTCTTCGATTTCCCAGGCTTGAGAAACGATCTTTCCCATCCATCTTCCGGGGAATTTAGATTCGATCGCCTGAGCGTAATCCAAGTAAAAATCGATTTCATTCTTCTTCTTTAAAGAAGTGATGACGCTTCCTCCGGTGATCGTATAAACTTTTGCGGTTTTGTCTTCCGCGTCTATCCAGGATAAAACTTCTAAGATGTCTTCGATGTCCTTTACACCCGTATAAGGTCTTCCTGCGTTCTTCTGTTGGCGATAGTTATGATTGATATCGCAATAAGCGCATTCTTCGTCTTTACCGAAATACTGGCAGTTTCTAAAAACGGTGAGGTAGATAAGATATCCCCATTCGATCACGGGAGCGATTTCCCCGGGAAGTTTTCCGTTTTGCGTTTTGTGACGATACCAAGCGGGAAGTGGAGGAAATTCCACGTTTCCTAAAAAAGTTTCACCCAGATAGAGGCTTGGTTTTCCATCAGGAGATTTTTTGACTTTATAGGGAGAATTCGGATTGTTCCTCGTAGAGATAACGGTGGGAAGAAGATTGAAATGACCGCCGGAAACCTTGATCTCTTCCGGAGCCTTTACATCCGCTCCTTCCCTCAATTCAGAAAGTGGAATATGATCAAAGGAGAATATAAAATAATCTTTTGTCTTGTATTCTCCGTTCCCTTCGAAGGCTTCCTTGAGAAAGTGAATTCCCTGTCTCAGGATATCCTGTTTTACGATGGCTTCCATCGGAATCGATTTATATTTCCTCTCCATTTCTTCCAGGAGAGGAATCGTAGAACTTTGGCGGATTGAATCTGTAACTTCCATCTTTAATTAGACAATCTTCCCGGAGGAACCGAAATTACACGCAGTTTTTTGGGAAGAAACGTTCCGTTTTTATTCGATTTGAACCAAACGTCGACTGAAAGGAAGAATCCCGAACAAGAAACAAGTCTCGGAGAATATTAAATGTTGACCAAGGAACGGATAACCGTAGGAAAGAAGCATGTTTTTGAAACGTCTTTCTACCGTCTTTCCGTTCGGCATCGTATTTTTTATGTATTTTTTAAGTTCCTCCGTTTTCGCAAAAGACCGAATCTCCGTTCCGAAAAAAAATTCGAAAGAATCCAAACTCTCCTCAGCTCCCTGGTATTCTCCCGTCGCCGGAGGATTTCAAGAACCAACGGACATCCAATTCTTTCCCGGCGATTCAAACCGAATGATCGTCTTGGAAAAACGAGGAAAGTTGATCGAATTCGATCTCGTCAAAAAAAAAAGAACCATCCGCGCCGACTTCACAGGTCAGGTGGAAACCCTTTCGGAAGAAGGACTTCTCGGACTTGCATTTTCTCCGGACTTTGCAACGGATTCTCGATTTTTTGTTCACGTCGTCGTAAAGGAAAACGGGAAAGATCATTCCAAAATTTTAGAATTTGAATGGAAACCAGATTCCATCCAAAGGATCGAAGACGCGAAAAGAACCCTCCTGAAGGTGGAACAACCGTATTCCAATCACAACGGCGGCCAGATCGCTTTCGGACCCGATAAAAAACTCTATATCGGTTTTGGAGACGGTGGAGGTGCAAATGATCCCTATAAGCACGGACAAAAACCGGGAACTTTCTTGGGAAAACTTCTCCGTATTGCACCGAATCCTAAACCTGTAGGAGCTCCTTACAAGGTTCCGGAAGACAATCCGTTTCTCAATCGCCCCGGATTCTTACCCGAAATCTGGGCGTATGGTCTTCGAAATCCATGGAGATTCTCCTTTGATTCCCTTTCCGGCGAACTGTATTTAGCCGATGTCGGGCAAAATTCCTTCGAAGAGATCGACTTGATTCAAAAAGGCGGGAACTATGGCTGGAATATCAAAGAAGGATCTCATTGTTTTAAGTCCAATCCTGGGTGTTCGTTACCCGGAATCGCGGACCCAATCCATGAATATCCCCGTGATGACGGACATTCCATCACTGGAGGCTATGTTTACCGAGGCAAAGACCTACCGAACCTAGTGGGTTCTTATGTTTACGGAGACTTTGTTACGGGAAGAATCTGGGTTTTGAGGCAGAAAAGTGGAAAAAAAATCTCCAATGACCTTCTCTTTCAGGTTCCGTTCCAAATCAGCACCTTTGGCCAAGACGGAAATGGCGAAATTTATTTTGCCGATTTTGGGTCAGGAAATATCTTGCGTTTCGTAAAAAAAAATTGAAAGAATTGGAAAAACCGATTATGTTGCCTGTTGAGTAACATAGATAGAGGCTGCCACCACCGCAGTCCTGTTATCAATCCAATCTTAAGGAAAATGGGTATGAAGAAGCTATTAATCGTTTCCTCCATCGCTTTGACCGCCGGAATTCTGGTGTTCAGCGCATGTAAGAAACCTACCGAAAATTCCCAGGCAGCCACTACTGGTAAAGAAAACAGTCCCTCGGCTGTCGTTGTTTTCAGCGTCGGAGAAGCTAAAATTCTTCACACTGACTTAACGGAAGAAAAAGCGACTTTGGGTGCGAGTTTAAAGACTGGCGACAAAGTAACTACAAAAGAAAAATCGAAAGTTGATATTCAATTTGCTGACGGATCCGCGATTCGTATCTCTGAGAATTCCGTAATCGATTTCGATGCGCTTTCGATCAATTCGAAAGGAAACTCCGATACAAGACTCGCTCTTGTTTCCGGAAAAGTTTTCGCAAAGGTGAACAAAGCTTCCAAAGAAGATCAGTTTTCCGTGGTTACTCCGACCGCGATCGCTGGTGTGCGCGGAACTTCCTTCATCGTAGAAAGATCTAAATCCGACAAAGCGACCGTTAAGGTGTTAGACGGTTCTGTTGCAGTGGCACCTCGTGTTGCGGCTCTGGAAGGATTGAGCGACGAAGAAATTTCTAAGAGTGAAGATCTGAAAAAGATCCAACAATCCGTTGCGTCTTCCGAAATCGTTCTTGAGAAAAATCAAGCTTCCGTAGTGAAAGCAGACGACAAATCTTTGGAAATCAAAGATACTTCTAAAATCGCGGCGAACGTTGAGAAAAATATCTCAGGCGTCGTAAAGAAATTGGACAATTCTGGAATCTCCAAAAAAGAAGAAGAAGAATTGAGAACGATCGTAACCGTAGACAAAGAAACTTCGGATAAGATGGTTCGTATCAATGAAGAATCTTCCGGAAAAGTGGACGAACAAAAAGCGGCCGCTCTTGAATCCGAAAGAAAGAAACTCGAAAGTGAAGTTTCTGCTCGTCAAGAAGATGAAGCGAAGAAATTCAAACAAGTTCTGATTTCCGCTCCGAAAGAACTGAAGTCCAGCAAAGATATCGTAAACTACTACGAAAGAATCGAAAAGATTATCATGACTGACGGATCTTCTTTAATCGGTGCAATCGTTGATCAACAAGGATCCACTATGATCGTTCATACCGAACAAGGTATTAAGAAGATCAACCAAGCGGATGTACAAGAAGTGATCTACGACTTCCAAACGAAAGCTAAATTCTGATAACAGAGACTGAACCTGAAATCAGGTGGAAAAAACCCGGGCGTAAAAACTCGGGTTTTTCTTTGTACGGACAATTGTTTACATAAACTTTGAACCTTTCGAAAAAGACTAGCTTGCTGTCTTCAAGTCCTAAGTTAAAATTACGGGAAATTCTGAGTTTTACATTCGGTTCTTAAAGATACGCATTGTAGGAAAGGAAAAAAGATTGGGGCTCATTTCCGATGTTTTTGGGATCTTTTCCCTTTCTAAATATATTTTTTTAGAAAAACGGAGTCCAAAAGTTATTCGAACTTTTGATTCCAGAGAGAAAGAATCGATTCTAAAATTTCTTCCATATCCAAGAGCATCACTTGCTCCTTCCAATGAAGAATCATCTTATTCTTTCCAAAACGATTGATTTCCGCCCAGTGCGCTTCTACTTTTGGAATCAGATTGATCGTTTTTTCTAGGAGATCCTTAACTTCGGATCGGCTGACAGGACCTTCTTTTCCTGAAAGAAACTGAATGATCGAATGATATAAGATTTTCTTAATCTCTTCCGGCGGAGGGTGAGGAGTAGAATCTTCTACAGAGTCCATGAGA
Coding sequences within:
- a CDS encoding radical SAM protein, whose translation is MEVTDSIRQSSTIPLLEEMERKYKSIPMEAIVKQDILRQGIHFLKEAFEGNGEYKTKDYFIFSFDHIPLSELREGADVKAPEEIKVSGGHFNLLPTVISTRNNPNSPYKVKKSPDGKPSLYLGETFLGNVEFPPLPAWYRHKTQNGKLPGEIAPVIEWGYLIYLTVFRNCQYFGKDEECAYCDINHNYRQQKNAGRPYTGVKDIEDILEVLSWIDAEDKTAKVYTITGGSVITSLKKKNEIDFYLDYAQAIESKFPGRWMGKIVSQAWEIEDCKKFKDAGIQVYHPNYEVWDKNLFQKICPGKEAYIGRDNWIRRVVDSAEVFGPSYVIPNFVGGVELSKPYGFDTVAEAIASTGEGLDFFMSKGIMPRFTAWCPEPYTTLGTQAGPPLEYFCELLTVWKATFEKYNLPVPPGYGEPGPGKAVFSVSAFMDVIGYAGRN
- a CDS encoding PQQ-dependent sugar dehydrogenase, which encodes MFLKRLSTVFPFGIVFFMYFLSSSVFAKDRISVPKKNSKESKLSSAPWYSPVAGGFQEPTDIQFFPGDSNRMIVLEKRGKLIEFDLVKKKRTIRADFTGQVETLSEEGLLGLAFSPDFATDSRFFVHVVVKENGKDHSKILEFEWKPDSIQRIEDAKRTLLKVEQPYSNHNGGQIAFGPDKKLYIGFGDGGGANDPYKHGQKPGTFLGKLLRIAPNPKPVGAPYKVPEDNPFLNRPGFLPEIWAYGLRNPWRFSFDSLSGELYLADVGQNSFEEIDLIQKGGNYGWNIKEGSHCFKSNPGCSLPGIADPIHEYPRDDGHSITGGYVYRGKDLPNLVGSYVYGDFVTGRIWVLRQKSGKKISNDLLFQVPFQISTFGQDGNGEIYFADFGSGNILRFVKKN
- a CDS encoding lipoprotein LipL45, producing the protein MKKLLIVSSIALTAGILVFSACKKPTENSQAATTGKENSPSAVVVFSVGEAKILHTDLTEEKATLGASLKTGDKVTTKEKSKVDIQFADGSAIRISENSVIDFDALSINSKGNSDTRLALVSGKVFAKVNKASKEDQFSVVTPTAIAGVRGTSFIVERSKSDKATVKVLDGSVAVAPRVAALEGLSDEEISKSEDLKKIQQSVASSEIVLEKNQASVVKADDKSLEIKDTSKIAANVEKNISGVVKKLDNSGISKKEEEELRTIVTVDKETSDKMVRINEESSGKVDEQKAAALESERKKLESEVSARQEDEAKKFKQVLISAPKELKSSKDIVNYYERIEKIIMTDGSSLIGAIVDQQGSTMIVHTEQGIKKINQADVQEVIYDFQTKAKF